One stretch of Erpetoichthys calabaricus chromosome 14, fErpCal1.3, whole genome shotgun sequence DNA includes these proteins:
- the med1 gene encoding mediator of RNA polymerase II transcription subunit 1 isoform X1 — MATMAGVCVPVATLAGELGVNATASPPVDRATSDESTEAEKQAKMNSLLERLHNKYNASRPWPETMKLVRQAMEKRISLNTGAHQCLVSCLETLQKALKVTSLASMTDRLESIARQNGLGSHLSTSGTECYITSDMFYVEVQLDVTGQLGDVKVAHHGETPVSCPELVQHLRERNFEEFSKHLKGLVNLYKLPGDNKLKTKMYLALQSLELDLTKMMHMFRLATSGSTLYTILHGSVGLLTPRCGGHLMNLKCYVSPSDVLACDMLEEGTGALLQLSDVNVNAVPRSLGLNVSVTIEGASSMYKLPIAPLITGSHPVDNKGTPSFSSVTNSNCVDLPACFLLKLQQPIPFSSAFIQKLESCTGIPIPDLAPSRTPLYELITQCKLQEEGGPPLSAHGMRFYASLPGQQHCYFLNSDAPVHNGQCLQGTLLSKIPFRHPAQVPGLLDLIRHQATYNTLIGSCVKRTVLKDDSPGLLQFEVCPLTDTSFSISFQHPVNESLVCVVMDVMDSHRVYCKLYKGLSDALICTDDFITKVVERCMSIPVTMRAIRRKAETIQADTPALSLIAETVDAIPKSRLPHTGSPEYSMGTGGSGGTGNSQLGTPGGSCGSGGNSFLGPITLFDMGLGLKDRQAAGVGSTGGGPSLGSGSGPGESSNPVSGVPAHTDDFNKVTQNPILTSLLQITGSVGSSPTPPPSSGQPHLTPPPVSSPASNTKNHPMLMNLLKDNPAQDFSSLYGSSNLERQNSAGSPLTDPSGAPTASGSKPKKKRPRASASMSDKSGNGGMCLTKPQHQTEDDFHRELFSMDVDASQNPIFDVGIPGDGLDTPHNITPAPSQCGTPPAGVVVGGVAPTYHHSLPSHPHASHGLAPQGRMVRLSSSDSIGADVNDILSDIAEQTSKISGVGGSHVHTHAGSIGGDDSGTLGTPVRDSSSSGQGSTLFDTDVFAAGSNENPFATDPADLLAEAATATTPNSDSSSNNFFADTDFNPELLQSQGFPQNYFDESSHSGDGDIEMAKPYSSGVSQSQSGAQSTPIPQNPSQGQHHLPDTSMKDPFEMNVFGGSGGGGKPPLGSLMSSSDVGEPPLTHTGGNQSPSMSIIGGSGGGSGILDGEFGKGDSSKSSKQLQQQMRGISCKDGNGSGSLGGSCMTGGGLSSEAKGKRSRTPSSDGKSKEKAAKRKKIDPEGKSPSHSSASRPFTPPASVSGTSGGSKSPGTSGRSQTPPGGATGAGGATPPIPKITIQIPKGTLAGVKTSSHSGYTSSSSGGGSGSGGGGGGSKSHHSHSSSSSSSKTKSGKSEGSLTQGGASGGSSGMYSSGVSGNTMGGNSLSKAASLGGGKPGSSPVAKHGLSSTGGAGGSKIKPQGGKPPASLINPTLGKPSISPSHSRSSGGTSSSEKLSSPMKQQQVPGTPPSSKAKSPIGSGGSHISGTGGGSSSKSSGSGLGSQKQTGSTSSSSSSSTSSTSSSSSSSSSFSTGSQSQYGTGGGGTNPNAKGKSPSRNKKPSLTAVIDKLKHGVGTSVGPEEGGDGGVPSSMAPSSQHGMSSKHNLATGQGGDYSSGKREKNDKDKSKVSMSSGGSGDKKSLDSKNVGSTGVAKIIISKPDGGSPSIKAKVTLQKPGDVSADGLRPQLSTSKAYGSPLFSGSTPKHERCSPSHSKSPGYTPQNNDSESESGSSSVAEKSHQNSPSSDDDHSLRPLQQQQHEYSTGSEKHKKHKKEKKKQKDRDKERDRERDKERDKEREKKKSSFGHSLKSDGWSKSPITSVDASLSLLGSERPSRPSPGYLRSEDDDLMDSALTGNLDSFLGK, encoded by the exons AGGCAGAAAAGCAGGCAAAAATGAATTCCTTGCTGGAGCGGCTACACAACAAATACAATGCTTCCAGACCCTGGCCAGAAACCATGAAGCTTGTGCGTCAGGCAATG GAAAAGCGCATCAGTCTCAACACAGGGGCCCATCAGTGTCTGGTTAGCTGCTTGGAAACACTGCAAAAAGCATTGAAAG TGACATCATTGGCTTCCATGACAGATCGACTGGAATCCATTGCTCGACAGAATGG GCTGGGTTCTCATCTAAGTACATCAGGGACAGAGTGTTACATTACCTCTGATATGTTCTATGTTGAAGTGCAGCTTGATGTCACAGGTCAGCTAGGAGATGTCAAGGTAGCGCATCATGGTGAAACCCCTGTG AGCTGTCCGGAGCTGGTACAACATCTCAG agaaagaaacttTGAAGAATTTTCCAAGCATCTGAAAGGCCTTGTCAATCTATATAAGCTTCCTGGAGACAA cAAACTGAAAACAAAGATGTACCTGGCGCTACAGTCCCTGGAGCTCGACCTTACAAAAATGATGCATATGTTCAG GTTGGCAACCAGTGGCAGTACTTTATACACCATACTTCATGGCAGCGTAGGACTTCTGACTCCTCGGTGTGGAG GTCACTTGATGAATCTCAAATGTTATGTGTCTCCATCTGATGTGCTAGCCTGTGATATGCTTGAAGAAGGAACTGGGGCTCTCCTTCAGCTGAGTGATGTTAATGTCAATG CAGTCCCACGGTCTCTGGGCTTGAACGTGTCAGTGACGATTGAAGGAGCTTCATCTATGTACAAGCTTCCCATTGCACCACTGATCACTGGTTCACATCCTGTAGACAACAAAGG AACACCATCTTTCTCTTCCGTCACCAACTCAAACTGTGTTGATCTGCCAGCCTGTTTTCTCCTGAAGCTTCAGCAACCAATACCCTTTTCTTCAGCATTTATACAGAAGCTAGAGAGCTGCACAG GAATTCCCATTCCTGACTTGGCCCCATCCCGGACACCTTTGTATGAACTCATTACTCAGTGCAAATTACAAGAGGAAGGCGGCCCACCACTTTCAGCACATGGCATGCGTTTCTATGCT TCTTTACCAGGACAACAGCACTGTTACTTCTTGAACAGTGATGCGCCAGTGCATAATGGTCAATGTCTGCAAGGGACACTCCTGTCGAAGATTCCATTCCGTCACCCAGCCCAGGTTCCTGGACTGCTGGATCTGATCCGCCATCAAGCAACATACAACACGCTGATAGGTAGCTGTGTCAAGCGTACTGTTCTCAAAGATG ATTCTCCCGGCCTCCTCCAGTTTGAGGTGTGTCCGCTCACAGACACGAGCTTCAGCATTTCCTTTCAGCACCCTGTCAATGAGTCCCTAGTCTGTG TGGTAATGGATGTCATGGATTCCCATCGGGTGTACTGCAAGCTCTACAAAGGGTTGTCAGATGCCCTTATTTGTACGGATGACTTCATCACCAAAGTGGTGGAGAG GTGCATGTCCATCCCTGTAACAATGCGTGCTATTCGTCGGAAGGCTGAGACAATACAAGCCGACACACCAGCTTTGTCCCTTATTGCTGAGACTGTGGATGCAATACCGAAAAGTCGTTTACCACACACTGGAAGCCCTGAGTACAGCATGGGCACTGGTGGGAGTGGTGGAACTGGGAACAGCCAGCTAGGCACCCCTGGAGGAAGTTGTGGCAGTGGTGGAAATTCTTTTTTGGGCCCGATCACTTTATTTGACATGGGGTTGGGTCTGAAAGATCGCCAGGCAGCTGGAGTAGGAAGCACAGGAGGTGGGCCAAGTCTAGGAAGTGGTTCTGGACCAGGGGAAAGCTCCAATCCTGTGAGTGGAGTGCCAGCACATACAGATGACTTCAACAAAGTCACCCAAAATCCAATTCTCACTAGTCTTCTGCAGATCACAGGCAGTGTAGGGTCTAGTCCTACTCCGCCTCCATCTTCAGGTCAACCTCATCTCACACCACCTCCGGTGTCCTCTCCGGCCAGCAATACCAAGAACCATCCCATGCTTATGAATCTCCTAAAAGACAATCCCGCTCAAGACTTCTCCAGCTTATATGGCTCAAGCAATTTAGAAAGACAAAATTCTGCAGGATCTCCTCTGACAGATCCATCTGGAGCACCCACTGCTTCTGGTAGTAAGCCCAAAAAAAAGCGCCCAAGGGCCTCTGCTTCCATgtcagacaaaagtggaaatggtgGCATGTGTCTGACCAAGCCTCAGCACCAAACCGAGGATGACTTTCACAGAGAATTGTTTTCTATGGATGTTGATGCTTCACAAAACCCGATTTTTGATGTTGGCATACCTGGAGATGGTTTAGACACTCCTCACAACATCACCCCTGCCCCCAGCCAGTGTGGTACCCCTCCTGCAGGAGTGGTTGTGGGTGGTGTGGCCCCAACCTATCATCACTCCTTACCTTCACACCCGCATGCCTCACATGGACTTGCCCCACAAGGCAGGATGGTTAGACTCTCCAGCTCGGACAGCATTGGTGCAGATGTGAATGACATCCTGTCAGATATTGCTGAACAGACTTCAAAGATTTCTGGTGTAGGAGGCAGCCATGTTCACACTCATGCTGGGAGCATAGGTGGTGATGACAGTGGGACGCTGGGTACACCCGTCAGAGACTCTTCAAGCTCGGGGCAGGGCAGCACACTGTTTGACACTGATGTTTTTGCTGCAGGCAGCAATGAAAATCCTTTTGCCACAGATCCAGCTGACCTTCTGGCAGAGGCTGCTACAGCCACTACACCCAACAGTGACTCATCATCTAATAATTTCTTTGCGGACACAGATTTCAATCCTGAGCTACTGCAAAGTCAGGGTTTTCCACAAAACTACTTTGATGAAAGCAGTCACAGCGGAGATGGAGACATAGAAATGGCCAAGCCATACAGCAGCGGAGTCTCACAGTCTCAGTCAGGTGCACAGTCAACACCAATTCCTCAAAACCCCAGTCAGGGTCAACATCACCTTCCAGATACTTCAATGAAGGACCCTTTTGAAATGAATGTATTTGGGGGAAGTGGAGGAGGCGGTAAGCCCCCTTTAGGGAGTCTCATGTCAAGTTCAGATGTAGGGGAGCCTCCTTTAACTCATACAGGTGGAAATCAGAGTCCGTCGATGTCCATAATAGGCGGGTCAGGTGGAGGCAGTGGGATTTTGGATGGAGAATTTGGAAAGGGTGACTCATCAAAGTCCAGTAAACAGCTTCAGCAGCAGATGAGAGGGATTAGCTGCAAAGACGGGAATGGCTCGGGAAGCCTAGGAGGCTCCTGCATGACCGGTGGAGGCCTGTCTTCTGAGGCTAAGGGAAAGCGTAGCCGCACTCCGTCTAGCGACGGTAAGAGTAAAGAAAAGGCAGCAAAGCGAAAGAAGATTGACCCTGAGGGGAAGTCTCCTTCCCACAGTTCTGCAAGTCGCCCTTTCACTCCTCCTGCCAGTGTCAGTGGGACTAGCGGTGGATCAAAATCTCCAGGGACCTCCGGCAGGTCACAGACTCCCCCTGGAGGAGCTACGGGAGCTGGAGGTGCAACTCCCCCCATCCCTAAAATTACCATCCAGATCCCAAAAGGAACTCTGGCTGGAGTGAAGACCTCTTCCCATAGCGGGTACACCTCAAGTAGCTCTGGGGGTGGCAGTGGAAgtgggggaggaggaggaggtagtAAAAGTCACCACTCccattcctcctcctcttcctcgaGCAAAACTAAAAGTGGTAAATCTGAGGGTTCCCTGACGCAAGGGGGAGCGAGCGGGGGGTCTAGTGGAATGTATTCTTCAGGGGTAAGTGGCAATACCATGGGAGGGAACTCTTTATCTAAAGCTGCCTCTCTAGGTGGAGGCAAGCCTGGTTCTTCCCCTGTGGCTAAACACGGACTGAGCAGTACAGGAGGGGCAGGTGGCAGTAAGATTAAACCACAAGGGGGCAAACCGCCTGCCTCTCTCATCAACCCCACGTTAGGGAAGCCAAGCATCTCGCCATCCCACTCCAGGAGTAGTGGTGGCACAAGTAGTTCTGAAAAACTGTCTTCTCCAATGAAGCAGCAGCAAGTACCAGGAACACCCCCATCCTCTAAAGCGAAGTCACCAATCGGATCTGGGGGGTCCCATATATCTGGTACAGGAGGTGGGAGCAGTTCAAAATCTTCTGGCAGTGGGCTAGGGTCCCaaaagcaaacaggaagcacATCATCCTCCAGTTCTTCATCTACTTCATCCACTTCTAGCTCTTCATCTAGTTCCTCCTCATTCTCAACTGGATCACAGTCCCAATATGGTACTGGAGGTGGGGGCACCAACCCAAATGCAAAAGGAAAGTCTCCTAGCAGAAACAAGAAGCCATCACTGACCGCTGTCATTGACAAACTGAAGCACGGTGTTGGGACTTCGGTAGGACCTGAGGAAGGAGGAGACGGTGGTGTACCCTCCAGCATGGCACCATCATCTCAGCATGGCATGAGCTCTAAGCATAATCTAGCCACAGGCCAAGGAGGGGACTACTCCTCTGGGAAGAGGGAGAAGAATGATAAGGACAAATCTAAAGTATCCATGTCGAGTGGAGGATCTGGTGACAAAAAGTCTTTGGACTCTAAAAATGTGGGTAGCACCGGAGTGGCCAAAATTATCATCAGCAAACCAGATGGTGGCTCGCCCAGCATTAAAGCTAAGGTGACTCTGCAGAAGCCCGGAGATGTATCGGCTGATGGACTCCGGCCACAGCTTTCCACTTCTAAGGCATATGGCTCCCCTCTTTTCAGTGGCTCCACTCCCAAACATGAGCGCTGCTCCCCGAGTCATAGCAAGTCTCCTGGCTACACTCCTCAGAACAACGACAGCGAAAGCGAGTCCGGGAGCAGCTCAGTCGCTGAGAAGTCGCACCAAAACAGCCCCAGCTCTGATGACGACCACTCGCTACGgccactgcagcagcagcaacacGAGTACAGCACAGGCAGCGAGAAACACAAGAAGcacaagaaagagaagaagaagcagaaggatCGAGACAAGGAACGGGACAGGGAACGAGACAAGGAGAGGGACAAGGAGCGCGAGAAGAAAAAGTCCTCATTCGGCCACAGCCTAAAGTCAGATGGCTGGTCCAAGTCCCCAATCACATCAGTTGACGCTTCCTTGTCACTGTTGGGTTCTGAACGGCCATCCCGTCCCAGCCCAGGGTACCTACGGAGCGAGGACGATGACCTCATGGATTCGGCACTAACTGGAAATCTGGACTCGTTCCTTGGCAAGTAG
- the med1 gene encoding mediator of RNA polymerase II transcription subunit 1 isoform X2, translating into MPPRHRQSIEPPQMKVQEKRISLNTGAHQCLVSCLETLQKALKVTSLASMTDRLESIARQNGLGSHLSTSGTECYITSDMFYVEVQLDVTGQLGDVKVAHHGETPVSCPELVQHLRERNFEEFSKHLKGLVNLYKLPGDNKLKTKMYLALQSLELDLTKMMHMFRLATSGSTLYTILHGSVGLLTPRCGGHLMNLKCYVSPSDVLACDMLEEGTGALLQLSDVNVNAVPRSLGLNVSVTIEGASSMYKLPIAPLITGSHPVDNKGTPSFSSVTNSNCVDLPACFLLKLQQPIPFSSAFIQKLESCTGIPIPDLAPSRTPLYELITQCKLQEEGGPPLSAHGMRFYASLPGQQHCYFLNSDAPVHNGQCLQGTLLSKIPFRHPAQVPGLLDLIRHQATYNTLIGSCVKRTVLKDDSPGLLQFEVCPLTDTSFSISFQHPVNESLVCVVMDVMDSHRVYCKLYKGLSDALICTDDFITKVVERCMSIPVTMRAIRRKAETIQADTPALSLIAETVDAIPKSRLPHTGSPEYSMGTGGSGGTGNSQLGTPGGSCGSGGNSFLGPITLFDMGLGLKDRQAAGVGSTGGGPSLGSGSGPGESSNPVSGVPAHTDDFNKVTQNPILTSLLQITGSVGSSPTPPPSSGQPHLTPPPVSSPASNTKNHPMLMNLLKDNPAQDFSSLYGSSNLERQNSAGSPLTDPSGAPTASGSKPKKKRPRASASMSDKSGNGGMCLTKPQHQTEDDFHRELFSMDVDASQNPIFDVGIPGDGLDTPHNITPAPSQCGTPPAGVVVGGVAPTYHHSLPSHPHASHGLAPQGRMVRLSSSDSIGADVNDILSDIAEQTSKISGVGGSHVHTHAGSIGGDDSGTLGTPVRDSSSSGQGSTLFDTDVFAAGSNENPFATDPADLLAEAATATTPNSDSSSNNFFADTDFNPELLQSQGFPQNYFDESSHSGDGDIEMAKPYSSGVSQSQSGAQSTPIPQNPSQGQHHLPDTSMKDPFEMNVFGGSGGGGKPPLGSLMSSSDVGEPPLTHTGGNQSPSMSIIGGSGGGSGILDGEFGKGDSSKSSKQLQQQMRGISCKDGNGSGSLGGSCMTGGGLSSEAKGKRSRTPSSDGKSKEKAAKRKKIDPEGKSPSHSSASRPFTPPASVSGTSGGSKSPGTSGRSQTPPGGATGAGGATPPIPKITIQIPKGTLAGVKTSSHSGYTSSSSGGGSGSGGGGGGSKSHHSHSSSSSSSKTKSGKSEGSLTQGGASGGSSGMYSSGVSGNTMGGNSLSKAASLGGGKPGSSPVAKHGLSSTGGAGGSKIKPQGGKPPASLINPTLGKPSISPSHSRSSGGTSSSEKLSSPMKQQQVPGTPPSSKAKSPIGSGGSHISGTGGGSSSKSSGSGLGSQKQTGSTSSSSSSSTSSTSSSSSSSSSFSTGSQSQYGTGGGGTNPNAKGKSPSRNKKPSLTAVIDKLKHGVGTSVGPEEGGDGGVPSSMAPSSQHGMSSKHNLATGQGGDYSSGKREKNDKDKSKVSMSSGGSGDKKSLDSKNVGSTGVAKIIISKPDGGSPSIKAKVTLQKPGDVSADGLRPQLSTSKAYGSPLFSGSTPKHERCSPSHSKSPGYTPQNNDSESESGSSSVAEKSHQNSPSSDDDHSLRPLQQQQHEYSTGSEKHKKHKKEKKKQKDRDKERDRERDKERDKEREKKKSSFGHSLKSDGWSKSPITSVDASLSLLGSERPSRPSPGYLRSEDDDLMDSALTGNLDSFLGK; encoded by the exons GAAAAGCGCATCAGTCTCAACACAGGGGCCCATCAGTGTCTGGTTAGCTGCTTGGAAACACTGCAAAAAGCATTGAAAG TGACATCATTGGCTTCCATGACAGATCGACTGGAATCCATTGCTCGACAGAATGG GCTGGGTTCTCATCTAAGTACATCAGGGACAGAGTGTTACATTACCTCTGATATGTTCTATGTTGAAGTGCAGCTTGATGTCACAGGTCAGCTAGGAGATGTCAAGGTAGCGCATCATGGTGAAACCCCTGTG AGCTGTCCGGAGCTGGTACAACATCTCAG agaaagaaacttTGAAGAATTTTCCAAGCATCTGAAAGGCCTTGTCAATCTATATAAGCTTCCTGGAGACAA cAAACTGAAAACAAAGATGTACCTGGCGCTACAGTCCCTGGAGCTCGACCTTACAAAAATGATGCATATGTTCAG GTTGGCAACCAGTGGCAGTACTTTATACACCATACTTCATGGCAGCGTAGGACTTCTGACTCCTCGGTGTGGAG GTCACTTGATGAATCTCAAATGTTATGTGTCTCCATCTGATGTGCTAGCCTGTGATATGCTTGAAGAAGGAACTGGGGCTCTCCTTCAGCTGAGTGATGTTAATGTCAATG CAGTCCCACGGTCTCTGGGCTTGAACGTGTCAGTGACGATTGAAGGAGCTTCATCTATGTACAAGCTTCCCATTGCACCACTGATCACTGGTTCACATCCTGTAGACAACAAAGG AACACCATCTTTCTCTTCCGTCACCAACTCAAACTGTGTTGATCTGCCAGCCTGTTTTCTCCTGAAGCTTCAGCAACCAATACCCTTTTCTTCAGCATTTATACAGAAGCTAGAGAGCTGCACAG GAATTCCCATTCCTGACTTGGCCCCATCCCGGACACCTTTGTATGAACTCATTACTCAGTGCAAATTACAAGAGGAAGGCGGCCCACCACTTTCAGCACATGGCATGCGTTTCTATGCT TCTTTACCAGGACAACAGCACTGTTACTTCTTGAACAGTGATGCGCCAGTGCATAATGGTCAATGTCTGCAAGGGACACTCCTGTCGAAGATTCCATTCCGTCACCCAGCCCAGGTTCCTGGACTGCTGGATCTGATCCGCCATCAAGCAACATACAACACGCTGATAGGTAGCTGTGTCAAGCGTACTGTTCTCAAAGATG ATTCTCCCGGCCTCCTCCAGTTTGAGGTGTGTCCGCTCACAGACACGAGCTTCAGCATTTCCTTTCAGCACCCTGTCAATGAGTCCCTAGTCTGTG TGGTAATGGATGTCATGGATTCCCATCGGGTGTACTGCAAGCTCTACAAAGGGTTGTCAGATGCCCTTATTTGTACGGATGACTTCATCACCAAAGTGGTGGAGAG GTGCATGTCCATCCCTGTAACAATGCGTGCTATTCGTCGGAAGGCTGAGACAATACAAGCCGACACACCAGCTTTGTCCCTTATTGCTGAGACTGTGGATGCAATACCGAAAAGTCGTTTACCACACACTGGAAGCCCTGAGTACAGCATGGGCACTGGTGGGAGTGGTGGAACTGGGAACAGCCAGCTAGGCACCCCTGGAGGAAGTTGTGGCAGTGGTGGAAATTCTTTTTTGGGCCCGATCACTTTATTTGACATGGGGTTGGGTCTGAAAGATCGCCAGGCAGCTGGAGTAGGAAGCACAGGAGGTGGGCCAAGTCTAGGAAGTGGTTCTGGACCAGGGGAAAGCTCCAATCCTGTGAGTGGAGTGCCAGCACATACAGATGACTTCAACAAAGTCACCCAAAATCCAATTCTCACTAGTCTTCTGCAGATCACAGGCAGTGTAGGGTCTAGTCCTACTCCGCCTCCATCTTCAGGTCAACCTCATCTCACACCACCTCCGGTGTCCTCTCCGGCCAGCAATACCAAGAACCATCCCATGCTTATGAATCTCCTAAAAGACAATCCCGCTCAAGACTTCTCCAGCTTATATGGCTCAAGCAATTTAGAAAGACAAAATTCTGCAGGATCTCCTCTGACAGATCCATCTGGAGCACCCACTGCTTCTGGTAGTAAGCCCAAAAAAAAGCGCCCAAGGGCCTCTGCTTCCATgtcagacaaaagtggaaatggtgGCATGTGTCTGACCAAGCCTCAGCACCAAACCGAGGATGACTTTCACAGAGAATTGTTTTCTATGGATGTTGATGCTTCACAAAACCCGATTTTTGATGTTGGCATACCTGGAGATGGTTTAGACACTCCTCACAACATCACCCCTGCCCCCAGCCAGTGTGGTACCCCTCCTGCAGGAGTGGTTGTGGGTGGTGTGGCCCCAACCTATCATCACTCCTTACCTTCACACCCGCATGCCTCACATGGACTTGCCCCACAAGGCAGGATGGTTAGACTCTCCAGCTCGGACAGCATTGGTGCAGATGTGAATGACATCCTGTCAGATATTGCTGAACAGACTTCAAAGATTTCTGGTGTAGGAGGCAGCCATGTTCACACTCATGCTGGGAGCATAGGTGGTGATGACAGTGGGACGCTGGGTACACCCGTCAGAGACTCTTCAAGCTCGGGGCAGGGCAGCACACTGTTTGACACTGATGTTTTTGCTGCAGGCAGCAATGAAAATCCTTTTGCCACAGATCCAGCTGACCTTCTGGCAGAGGCTGCTACAGCCACTACACCCAACAGTGACTCATCATCTAATAATTTCTTTGCGGACACAGATTTCAATCCTGAGCTACTGCAAAGTCAGGGTTTTCCACAAAACTACTTTGATGAAAGCAGTCACAGCGGAGATGGAGACATAGAAATGGCCAAGCCATACAGCAGCGGAGTCTCACAGTCTCAGTCAGGTGCACAGTCAACACCAATTCCTCAAAACCCCAGTCAGGGTCAACATCACCTTCCAGATACTTCAATGAAGGACCCTTTTGAAATGAATGTATTTGGGGGAAGTGGAGGAGGCGGTAAGCCCCCTTTAGGGAGTCTCATGTCAAGTTCAGATGTAGGGGAGCCTCCTTTAACTCATACAGGTGGAAATCAGAGTCCGTCGATGTCCATAATAGGCGGGTCAGGTGGAGGCAGTGGGATTTTGGATGGAGAATTTGGAAAGGGTGACTCATCAAAGTCCAGTAAACAGCTTCAGCAGCAGATGAGAGGGATTAGCTGCAAAGACGGGAATGGCTCGGGAAGCCTAGGAGGCTCCTGCATGACCGGTGGAGGCCTGTCTTCTGAGGCTAAGGGAAAGCGTAGCCGCACTCCGTCTAGCGACGGTAAGAGTAAAGAAAAGGCAGCAAAGCGAAAGAAGATTGACCCTGAGGGGAAGTCTCCTTCCCACAGTTCTGCAAGTCGCCCTTTCACTCCTCCTGCCAGTGTCAGTGGGACTAGCGGTGGATCAAAATCTCCAGGGACCTCCGGCAGGTCACAGACTCCCCCTGGAGGAGCTACGGGAGCTGGAGGTGCAACTCCCCCCATCCCTAAAATTACCATCCAGATCCCAAAAGGAACTCTGGCTGGAGTGAAGACCTCTTCCCATAGCGGGTACACCTCAAGTAGCTCTGGGGGTGGCAGTGGAAgtgggggaggaggaggaggtagtAAAAGTCACCACTCccattcctcctcctcttcctcgaGCAAAACTAAAAGTGGTAAATCTGAGGGTTCCCTGACGCAAGGGGGAGCGAGCGGGGGGTCTAGTGGAATGTATTCTTCAGGGGTAAGTGGCAATACCATGGGAGGGAACTCTTTATCTAAAGCTGCCTCTCTAGGTGGAGGCAAGCCTGGTTCTTCCCCTGTGGCTAAACACGGACTGAGCAGTACAGGAGGGGCAGGTGGCAGTAAGATTAAACCACAAGGGGGCAAACCGCCTGCCTCTCTCATCAACCCCACGTTAGGGAAGCCAAGCATCTCGCCATCCCACTCCAGGAGTAGTGGTGGCACAAGTAGTTCTGAAAAACTGTCTTCTCCAATGAAGCAGCAGCAAGTACCAGGAACACCCCCATCCTCTAAAGCGAAGTCACCAATCGGATCTGGGGGGTCCCATATATCTGGTACAGGAGGTGGGAGCAGTTCAAAATCTTCTGGCAGTGGGCTAGGGTCCCaaaagcaaacaggaagcacATCATCCTCCAGTTCTTCATCTACTTCATCCACTTCTAGCTCTTCATCTAGTTCCTCCTCATTCTCAACTGGATCACAGTCCCAATATGGTACTGGAGGTGGGGGCACCAACCCAAATGCAAAAGGAAAGTCTCCTAGCAGAAACAAGAAGCCATCACTGACCGCTGTCATTGACAAACTGAAGCACGGTGTTGGGACTTCGGTAGGACCTGAGGAAGGAGGAGACGGTGGTGTACCCTCCAGCATGGCACCATCATCTCAGCATGGCATGAGCTCTAAGCATAATCTAGCCACAGGCCAAGGAGGGGACTACTCCTCTGGGAAGAGGGAGAAGAATGATAAGGACAAATCTAAAGTATCCATGTCGAGTGGAGGATCTGGTGACAAAAAGTCTTTGGACTCTAAAAATGTGGGTAGCACCGGAGTGGCCAAAATTATCATCAGCAAACCAGATGGTGGCTCGCCCAGCATTAAAGCTAAGGTGACTCTGCAGAAGCCCGGAGATGTATCGGCTGATGGACTCCGGCCACAGCTTTCCACTTCTAAGGCATATGGCTCCCCTCTTTTCAGTGGCTCCACTCCCAAACATGAGCGCTGCTCCCCGAGTCATAGCAAGTCTCCTGGCTACACTCCTCAGAACAACGACAGCGAAAGCGAGTCCGGGAGCAGCTCAGTCGCTGAGAAGTCGCACCAAAACAGCCCCAGCTCTGATGACGACCACTCGCTACGgccactgcagcagcagcaacacGAGTACAGCACAGGCAGCGAGAAACACAAGAAGcacaagaaagagaagaagaagcagaaggatCGAGACAAGGAACGGGACAGGGAACGAGACAAGGAGAGGGACAAGGAGCGCGAGAAGAAAAAGTCCTCATTCGGCCACAGCCTAAAGTCAGATGGCTGGTCCAAGTCCCCAATCACATCAGTTGACGCTTCCTTGTCACTGTTGGGTTCTGAACGGCCATCCCGTCCCAGCCCAGGGTACCTACGGAGCGAGGACGATGACCTCATGGATTCGGCACTAACTGGAAATCTGGACTCGTTCCTTGGCAAGTAG